One Ammoniphilus sp. CFH 90114 genomic region harbors:
- a CDS encoding thiolase family protein: MREVVIVAGVRTPVGSFGKSLKGVAATEMGRQVLEGLMKRTMLTKEEVGEVIFGHGYVHGGGLNSARISSQLAGFPQTVPGHIIIKACGSGLKAITSGALAIAAGEEDVVVAGGVENMSNTPYIVKNRWGGKFGNIQMEDALLADGLICSLGNEHMGVTAERLADQYGISREEQDRFAYESHRKAYAAQSAGKFEEEIVPLELKDRKGTRVFSQDEGVREDINVEDLSRLSAVFQAGGTVTAGNACPMNDGAAAVLLMSREKAEEKGLKPLLKVKAFASAGVEPGVMGIGPVPATRKALQKAGLTLDDIDLVELNEAFAAQALAVIKELEMDPARVNVNGGAIALGHPVGATGAKLTVTLMHEMLRTGAKYGMVTLCMAGGMGLSVIYENLTREVQ; the protein is encoded by the coding sequence ATGCGCGAAGTCGTAATTGTTGCAGGAGTGCGGACCCCGGTGGGTTCCTTTGGTAAGTCGCTCAAAGGTGTAGCAGCCACGGAGATGGGTCGGCAGGTTCTAGAAGGGCTTATGAAGCGGACGATGTTAACAAAAGAGGAAGTAGGAGAAGTGATTTTCGGGCATGGCTACGTTCACGGCGGTGGATTGAATTCGGCACGAATTAGCTCTCAATTAGCCGGGTTTCCTCAGACGGTGCCCGGTCATATCATTATTAAAGCTTGCGGTTCGGGTTTAAAGGCGATTACGAGTGGAGCTTTGGCGATTGCAGCGGGGGAAGAGGATGTTGTGGTTGCCGGCGGTGTCGAGAATATGAGCAACACTCCTTATATTGTGAAGAATCGCTGGGGAGGCAAGTTTGGCAACATCCAGATGGAAGACGCTCTGTTGGCTGATGGTTTAATCTGTTCTCTAGGAAATGAGCACATGGGTGTCACAGCGGAACGCTTGGCGGATCAATATGGCATTTCTCGCGAGGAGCAGGATCGTTTCGCTTATGAGAGTCATCGCAAGGCTTACGCGGCCCAGTCTGCTGGGAAATTCGAGGAAGAGATCGTGCCTCTTGAGCTGAAGGATCGCAAAGGGACTCGAGTATTCAGTCAAGATGAAGGGGTACGTGAAGATATCAATGTAGAGGATTTAAGTCGTTTATCTGCCGTGTTCCAGGCAGGAGGTACGGTTACGGCGGGGAATGCTTGTCCGATGAATGATGGGGCTGCGGCCGTGTTGTTAATGTCGAGGGAAAAGGCCGAGGAAAAAGGGTTGAAGCCCTTGCTGAAGGTGAAAGCGTTCGCCAGCGCAGGGGTTGAACCAGGTGTGATGGGAATTGGTCCGGTTCCAGCGACGCGCAAGGCGCTGCAAAAAGCCGGTTTAACATTAGATGATATTGACTTGGTTGAATTAAATGAAGCCTTCGCTGCTCAAGCTTTGGCCGTGATAAAAGAGTTAGAGATGGACCCTGCTAGAGTGAATGTCAATGGCGGTGCGATTGCCTTAGGTCATCCGGTTGGAGCAACGGGAGCAAAGCTCACAGTGACTCTTATGCATGAGATGCTGCGGACAGGTGCGAAATATGGCATGGTGACGCTCTGTATGGCGGGTGGAATGGGTCTATCGGTCATCTATGAAAATCTCACAAGGGAGGTTCAATAG
- a CDS encoding CoA transferase subunit B, giving the protein MGMGVDIRNRIAKRAAQEIKDGMIVNLGIGIPTLVANHIPEEMNVMFHAENGILGTGPSPAPGQEDENLCNAGGFPVTLVPGASYFDSAIAFGLIRRGYLDITILGALEVSEKGDLANWIVPGKRVPGMGGAMELAQKAKKVIVLMNHVNKQGESKILKECTLPLTAKNSVDLIITEMAVMEVTEEGLVLKEVMAPYTVEEVVAHTEAPLRIPAVVNSIE; this is encoded by the coding sequence ATGGGCATGGGAGTAGATATTCGAAATCGCATTGCGAAAAGAGCGGCACAAGAAATTAAAGACGGCATGATCGTGAATTTAGGAATCGGTATTCCGACCTTGGTGGCCAATCATATTCCAGAGGAAATGAACGTGATGTTCCATGCGGAAAACGGAATTCTTGGTACCGGCCCAAGTCCTGCGCCGGGTCAAGAGGATGAGAATCTGTGCAATGCCGGAGGATTTCCGGTCACCCTTGTTCCTGGAGCTTCTTATTTTGACAGTGCAATCGCCTTTGGACTGATTCGGAGAGGGTATTTAGATATTACGATTCTTGGAGCGCTTGAGGTAAGTGAAAAGGGGGATTTGGCCAACTGGATCGTGCCGGGTAAGCGGGTTCCTGGGATGGGTGGAGCGATGGAGTTAGCTCAAAAGGCAAAGAAGGTCATCGTGCTGATGAACCATGTGAATAAGCAGGGAGAATCCAAAATTTTAAAGGAATGCACACTCCCTTTAACCGCAAAGAACTCTGTAGATTTGATTATTACCGAAATGGCCGTCATGGAGGTCACGGAAGAAGGCCTCGTGCTCAAAGAGGTCATGGCTCCCTATACCGTAGAAGAAGTCGTTGCCCATACAGAGGCGCCATTACGTATACCAGCTGTAGTCAATAGCATAGAGTAG
- a CDS encoding peptidase, whose amino-acid sequence MKEKIHQWLEANREEATLFLQKLVQAPSTQGNEAGVQEIVVEKLNAMGLEVDVWEPDGEELAKHAYFYSPKSEFSGSPNVVGVMRGTGDGRSIVLNGHIDVVPAGDTAQWKDDPFSGKIEDGKMYGRGVTDMKGGNVSLLLAMQALQALDVRLKGDVIFHSVIEEESGGAGTLAAILRGYRADAAIIPEPTNMRIFPKQQGSMWFRLMVKGRAAHGGTRYEGVSAIEKTMTVVQHVLNLEKERNARITDPLYKNTPIPVPINLGVVEGGSWPSSVPDLVKLEGRMGVSPEETMEQAKAEMKDWIAKLGDIDPWFKDHPVELEWFGARWVPGTIDTDHELMNALVGKFRQVTGTEPVIEASPWGTDGGLLTHVAETPSIVFGPGVTEMAHFPNEYIVLDKVFEAAEIIALTLLDWCGVEDK is encoded by the coding sequence ATGAAAGAGAAGATTCATCAATGGCTGGAAGCCAATCGCGAAGAGGCCACTCTTTTTTTGCAGAAGCTGGTGCAAGCCCCGAGCACGCAAGGTAACGAAGCAGGCGTTCAAGAGATTGTCGTCGAGAAGTTGAATGCGATGGGCCTAGAGGTGGATGTGTGGGAGCCCGATGGCGAAGAGCTGGCGAAGCATGCTTATTTTTACTCCCCAAAGTCCGAATTCTCCGGCAGTCCTAATGTTGTGGGTGTGATGCGCGGGACGGGAGACGGTCGTTCCATTGTGTTGAATGGCCATATCGATGTTGTTCCGGCAGGGGACACGGCTCAGTGGAAGGATGATCCTTTCAGCGGTAAGATCGAAGACGGAAAGATGTATGGTCGCGGTGTGACGGATATGAAGGGTGGCAATGTTTCCTTGTTGCTCGCGATGCAAGCTCTTCAGGCGCTTGATGTTCGGTTAAAGGGCGATGTCATTTTCCATAGCGTTATTGAAGAAGAGAGCGGCGGGGCGGGTACGTTGGCTGCGATTCTTCGAGGATATAGAGCGGATGCCGCGATTATTCCCGAGCCTACGAATATGAGGATTTTTCCGAAGCAGCAAGGTTCTATGTGGTTCCGCTTGATGGTGAAGGGTCGCGCAGCCCACGGAGGCACTCGCTATGAAGGCGTGAGTGCGATTGAGAAGACGATGACGGTGGTCCAACATGTACTGAACTTAGAAAAGGAGCGAAATGCACGCATAACGGATCCTTTATATAAGAATACGCCGATCCCAGTACCTATTAATTTAGGGGTGGTTGAAGGGGGAAGCTGGCCTTCGTCTGTACCTGATTTGGTAAAGCTAGAAGGTCGCATGGGGGTATCACCTGAGGAAACGATGGAGCAAGCGAAGGCCGAGATGAAGGACTGGATCGCAAAGTTAGGGGATATCGATCCATGGTTTAAGGATCATCCCGTTGAGCTTGAATGGTTCGGAGCACGCTGGGTTCCCGGAACGATCGATACCGATCATGAGTTGATGAACGCACTTGTCGGTAAATTTCGACAAGTGACAGGCACCGAGCCGGTAATCGAAGCTTCTCCATGGGGGACGGATGGCGGGTTGCTTACGCATGTAGCGGAGACGCCGTCGATTGTCTTTGGTCCAGGGGTAACCGAGATGGCCCATTTCCCGAATGAATATATTGTGTTGGATAAAGTTTTTGAAGCAGCAGAAATTATTGCCTTGACTCTACTGGATTGGTGCGGGGTGGAGGATAAATAA
- a CDS encoding aspartate aminotransferase family protein: protein MEKKRDHLIKPILDYPYPTVSYGLGIYLYDIDGNQYIDGSSGAVTAAIGHGVPEIAEAMMEQAAKVSFAYRSQFTSEPAEKLAEKLSELAPGDLNWSFFVNSGSEATETAMKIAIQHWQEKGYERKNRILSRWMSYHGITMGALSMSGHVLRRKRFVPLLEDYPSVSAPYCYRCPFNNSYPGCQLACASELETAIRRTGPENIAAFIAEPIIGASGGAVTPPEGYYQMVREICNKYDILFIADEVMTGIGRTGKMFGVEHWGVVPDIIALGKGMSAGYTPMAATIVSDRVMEPILNGSKSVMAGHTYSANPQSASVSLAVLEYIERHNLVQRAEESGVYLKERLSDMAVSYSMIGDVRGKGLLVGVELVKNSFTKEPFMLSHGVTARVIERAFSKGLLVYPATGGIDGIAGDSIILSPPLIIKKEEIDRMVDILEETIHEIQHELEAEGLLDHSQAV, encoded by the coding sequence ATGGAAAAGAAAAGAGACCACTTAATCAAACCTATTTTAGACTATCCATATCCTACCGTTTCATACGGATTGGGGATCTATCTTTACGATATCGACGGCAATCAATACATTGACGGTTCCTCAGGTGCGGTGACCGCCGCAATTGGACACGGTGTACCCGAGATTGCAGAAGCCATGATGGAGCAAGCGGCGAAGGTTTCCTTTGCTTATCGCTCTCAGTTTACCTCCGAGCCGGCAGAGAAGCTGGCTGAGAAGCTAAGCGAGCTTGCGCCTGGGGACTTGAACTGGTCTTTCTTTGTCAATAGTGGATCGGAAGCGACCGAGACGGCTATGAAGATCGCGATTCAACACTGGCAGGAAAAGGGGTATGAGCGTAAAAACCGGATTCTTTCCCGCTGGATGAGTTACCATGGCATTACGATGGGAGCGCTGTCCATGTCCGGACATGTGCTTCGACGCAAAAGGTTCGTTCCTTTGCTAGAAGATTACCCTTCGGTTTCCGCGCCTTACTGCTATCGCTGTCCGTTTAACAACAGTTATCCAGGATGTCAGCTTGCCTGTGCAAGTGAACTGGAGACGGCGATTCGTCGTACGGGGCCAGAGAATATCGCAGCCTTCATCGCAGAGCCGATTATTGGCGCTTCAGGCGGAGCCGTGACACCACCGGAAGGCTACTATCAGATGGTTCGTGAGATCTGTAACAAGTACGATATTTTGTTCATCGCCGATGAGGTCATGACGGGGATCGGGCGTACAGGGAAGATGTTCGGAGTAGAGCATTGGGGAGTTGTCCCGGACATTATTGCATTAGGAAAAGGAATGAGCGCCGGCTATACACCGATGGCAGCGACGATCGTGAGTGACCGGGTGATGGAGCCGATTCTGAATGGCTCGAAGTCGGTGATGGCAGGGCATACCTACAGCGCCAATCCTCAATCTGCATCGGTATCGCTAGCGGTTCTAGAATATATTGAGCGGCATAATCTCGTACAAAGAGCTGAAGAGAGCGGAGTTTACTTAAAAGAAAGGCTCTCTGATATGGCAGTAAGTTACTCCATGATCGGCGATGTTCGTGGAAAAGGGTTGCTGGTGGGAGTCGAGTTGGTGAAGAACAGCTTTACCAAGGAACCGTTTATGCTATCCCATGGAGTGACGGCACGTGTGATTGAGAGAGCTTTTTCAAAGGGCTTGCTCGTATACCCGGCAACGGGGGGCATCGACGGTATCGCCGGAGATTCTATCATTCTTTCCCCGCCTCTTATTATCAAGAAGGAAGAGATTGATCGAATGGTCGATATTCTAGAAGAGACCATTCATGAGATTCAGCATGAGCTTGAAGCAGAAGGCTTGCTCGACCACAGCCAAGCGGTATAG
- a CDS encoding methyl-accepting chemotaxis protein produces MTISRMMKLQIMVIVVLSVVTLGSLYLLHSGVQQQRQADQNAMEFKQLGFDLFVASEFLTNEIRSYVQYAEVVYLDNYYTETNETRTRERVAGRLLELKAPEELVALVKEAGEHADALSRLEAEAIQAVRGQSFVKARELVYGSDYKNTKLLMAQSITNFQQQLEDWANKEAKKAEQKMNLLLLTTVLMFIVIIASVTSSLFILNRKLRPLQQVTMAAHQVAQGNLQVETLPVHSKDEVAQVSLAINQMVDNLRDLIQQIASSSEQVNAYSGELIASAEQTNRATEHIASTTEQVAAGAEDQVKGMEETSSVINQMSASLSQISVNTQGVTESVASTKNKANVGIESIQVAESQMSSIQQNVNGLAGLVQGLGQRSQEIGQILEVITGIAAQTNLLALNAAIEAARAGEHGRGFAVVADEVRKLAEQSGTSAQQISNLIQQIQEETSRAVESMSKVTAEVTQGIQVVNHAGDSFSEIQQAVVHVTEQIEQVSSAIQDMTTGAQHVVENIETISRVIEETASGTQTVSAATEEQLASLEEITSSASSLSNMADGLNQLVGRFKL; encoded by the coding sequence ATGACCATTTCTAGGATGATGAAGCTTCAAATTATGGTGATTGTCGTATTATCGGTTGTCACACTTGGAAGTTTGTATCTGTTGCATAGTGGGGTTCAGCAACAGAGGCAAGCGGATCAGAACGCGATGGAATTTAAGCAATTAGGTTTTGACTTGTTCGTGGCATCAGAGTTTCTTACAAATGAAATCAGAAGTTATGTACAGTACGCAGAGGTAGTTTACTTAGATAACTATTACACAGAGACGAACGAGACAAGAACGAGAGAGCGTGTGGCAGGAAGGCTTTTGGAGTTGAAGGCCCCGGAGGAGCTGGTAGCTCTGGTTAAAGAGGCAGGGGAACATGCAGACGCCTTATCCCGTCTTGAAGCGGAAGCGATCCAAGCGGTGAGGGGGCAGTCCTTTGTTAAGGCTAGAGAGTTGGTTTATGGAAGCGACTATAAAAATACGAAGCTATTGATGGCTCAATCTATAACCAACTTCCAGCAGCAACTTGAAGACTGGGCCAATAAGGAGGCGAAAAAAGCAGAACAGAAGATGAATCTTCTCCTATTGACGACGGTATTGATGTTTATTGTCATCATTGCTAGTGTAACGAGTTCGCTCTTTATTTTGAATCGTAAGCTCAGACCTTTACAACAGGTTACCATGGCTGCTCATCAAGTTGCCCAAGGAAACCTTCAGGTTGAAACCCTGCCAGTACATAGTAAGGATGAAGTAGCGCAGGTTTCTTTAGCCATTAATCAAATGGTTGACAATCTTCGAGACTTAATTCAACAGATAGCGTCCTCATCTGAACAGGTGAATGCTTATTCCGGGGAGCTCATTGCAAGTGCCGAGCAAACGAACCGTGCCACGGAGCATATTGCTTCTACGACAGAGCAAGTCGCTGCGGGAGCAGAGGACCAGGTGAAAGGAATGGAGGAAACCTCTTCTGTTATTAATCAGATGTCAGCTAGTCTGAGTCAAATCTCCGTGAATACGCAAGGAGTTACAGAGTCGGTTGCCTCCACGAAAAATAAGGCTAACGTAGGGATTGAATCTATTCAGGTGGCAGAAAGTCAAATGAGTTCGATTCAACAAAACGTGAATGGATTAGCGGGTCTTGTACAGGGATTGGGTCAGCGTTCTCAAGAGATCGGACAGATCTTAGAGGTGATCACTGGCATTGCTGCCCAGACGAATCTCTTGGCATTGAATGCTGCCATTGAAGCGGCTCGTGCCGGTGAACATGGACGAGGGTTCGCAGTAGTAGCAGATGAAGTGCGAAAGCTCGCGGAACAATCAGGTACCTCTGCCCAACAGATTTCGAATTTGATTCAGCAGATTCAAGAGGAAACAAGTCGGGCCGTGGAATCCATGTCGAAGGTTACCGCTGAGGTTACTCAGGGAATTCAAGTGGTAAATCATGCGGGAGACTCCTTTAGCGAAATTCAACAGGCTGTTGTTCACGTGACAGAGCAGATTGAGCAAGTATCGAGTGCAATTCAGGACATGACGACGGGGGCACAGCATGTGGTGGAAAATATCGAGACCATCTCGAGAGTGATCGAAGAAACGGCATCTGGAACGCAAACGGTATCAGCAGCTACGGAAGAACAACTAGCGTCCTTGGAGGAAATTACGTCTTCGGCATCGTCCCTTTCGAATATGGCCGATGGTCTAAATCAGTTGGTAGGAAGATTCAAGCTATAA
- the murQ gene encoding N-acetylmuramic acid 6-phosphate etherase has product MIDQLNRLTTEMRNEATQNLDSLSTREVVELMNREDQTVAYAVEKELERIGKAVDLIVESMEKGGRLFYFGAGTSGRLGVLDASECPPTFGTEPSLVQGVIAGGRKALVEAIEGAEDLPELGQEDVVKYGVKSGDVVVGIAASGRTPYVLGALQAANEIGAVTVSLSCNSTSVLTGEADVAINVVVGPEVVTGSTRLKAGTAQKMVLNMLTTGAMIRLGKVYGNWMVNVQATNHKLRERVKRIIMEVTGVSYEEASVLSEQSGGDARIAIVMQQTGLSYDAAVELLEQTRGRVREAIAQG; this is encoded by the coding sequence ATGATTGATCAACTAAATCGTTTAACGACAGAAATGAGAAATGAAGCCACGCAAAATCTAGATTCCTTATCGACGCGTGAAGTCGTTGAATTAATGAACCGTGAGGATCAAACGGTGGCATATGCGGTAGAGAAAGAGCTGGAGCGAATTGGCAAAGCGGTAGATCTGATTGTTGAATCCATGGAAAAAGGCGGTCGTTTGTTTTACTTTGGTGCAGGGACCAGCGGCCGGTTGGGTGTCTTGGATGCCTCGGAGTGCCCGCCGACGTTCGGTACGGAGCCTTCTCTTGTGCAGGGCGTCATTGCAGGAGGGCGTAAGGCTTTAGTCGAAGCGATTGAGGGTGCTGAAGATCTGCCGGAATTAGGGCAAGAAGATGTCGTGAAATACGGCGTGAAGTCGGGCGATGTGGTGGTAGGGATTGCGGCAAGCGGACGTACTCCTTATGTTCTAGGTGCGTTGCAGGCGGCCAATGAGATCGGGGCGGTTACCGTTTCTCTATCCTGCAACTCCACTTCGGTGTTGACGGGGGAAGCTGATGTTGCGATCAATGTGGTGGTCGGACCCGAGGTCGTCACTGGCTCTACTCGTCTCAAGGCCGGAACGGCCCAGAAGATGGTCTTGAATATGCTGACGACAGGAGCGATGATTCGGTTAGGGAAAGTCTATGGCAACTGGATGGTGAATGTTCAGGCGACGAATCATAAACTGCGGGAGCGCGTGAAACGGATTATCATGGAAGTGACGGGAGTGTCTTATGAGGAAGCTTCGGTGCTTTCGGAGCAGTCTGGTGGAGATGCTAGAATCGCCATCGTTATGCAGCAAACGGGATTGAGCTATGATGCGGCGGTTGAGTTGTTGGAGCAGACCAGAGGACGTGTGCGTGAGGCGATTGCGCAAGGATAG
- a CDS encoding CoA transferase subunit A translates to MNKIATIEAALEHIQDGCTLMFGGFGGVGNPPTLIQGILDKGVKDLILIGNDTGFPHIGIGQLITAGRAKKVIASHIGSNPNAGRLMTEGKLEVEFSPQGTLAERVRAGGVGLGGIFVDVGMGTIAEEGKEKITIGGKEYLVEPALTAEVAIVHARKADPFGNLVYDKSARNFNPLVAMAGTFTIAEVDEIVPLGELDPECIVTPGAFVDMIIPSQGVNWKWAWE, encoded by the coding sequence GTGAACAAGATTGCGACAATAGAAGCAGCATTAGAACATATCCAGGATGGCTGTACGTTGATGTTTGGAGGGTTTGGTGGAGTTGGAAATCCGCCAACCCTCATTCAAGGGATTTTAGATAAAGGGGTTAAGGATCTCATCTTGATTGGGAATGATACGGGATTTCCTCACATCGGGATCGGTCAGTTGATTACGGCGGGTAGGGCCAAGAAGGTAATTGCCTCTCATATCGGTTCGAACCCTAATGCCGGACGATTGATGACGGAAGGCAAGCTGGAAGTGGAATTCTCTCCACAGGGAACCTTGGCGGAGCGCGTTCGAGCGGGCGGTGTAGGTTTAGGCGGAATTTTTGTCGATGTAGGAATGGGCACCATTGCAGAAGAAGGAAAAGAAAAGATTACGATCGGTGGGAAGGAATATCTGGTAGAGCCTGCGTTAACGGCGGAAGTGGCGATTGTGCACGCAAGGAAAGCCGATCCGTTTGGGAACTTGGTCTATGATAAGAGCGCACGTAACTTTAATCCCTTAGTCGCGATGGCGGGGACGTTTACGATTGCAGAGGTGGATGAGATCGTACCGCTAGGAGAATTAGATCCGGAGTGCATCGTCACGCCGGGTGCTTTTGTAGATATGATTATACCAAGCCAGGGGGTGAATTGGAAATGGGCATGGGAGTAG
- a CDS encoding PucR family transcriptional regulator produces the protein MGITIQEALRLPVMSDTKLVAGWDGLTNIIKWVTIVEVIDDISRFQEGEFLITTGFGLLDNEHKRMQFQTLLSSRMLSGVAIYTGFYLHEIPEPFIAAANEAGLPIIEIPTNINFSMLTRAILEQIVNKQMKLYEYSLNIHKEFNRLVLVNQGLEPITRTLSELIRGSVLLLGEDGNLMDHLLIHEGIELDNLELSDDRLRLESYPIVANEVRYGTILAVKESVDWNDLDHIAMEHAATVYAVEFLKQKAVEDTEIRLQGDFLDEILNKNFKNAALAMERGKRLGYDLTLNQAVMHFKADTNHERLYLLVQQVMRERNRQFILRNKLDGLVVLTDIVESLGQTARVYLLDLAREVESLWKEYFPRSPLRIGIGRNYRDIQYLAKSAREAQYAVTFSRLLLKPKTIVHYDDLGLYHLLIQMKELGVDLKEFYEANLGNLISMKRQGVDLIMTLETYLLNNQSIHTTASELYIHRHTLKYRLNQIEKKTGLDLASADDRMKLQLAIMAYKLLNTGE, from the coding sequence ATGGGCATTACCATTCAGGAAGCACTCCGTCTCCCCGTGATGTCTGACACCAAGCTCGTCGCGGGCTGGGATGGCCTAACGAACATCATCAAGTGGGTCACCATCGTCGAAGTGATTGATGATATTAGCCGGTTTCAAGAAGGAGAATTCCTGATTACCACCGGATTTGGCTTATTAGACAATGAACACAAAAGAATGCAGTTTCAGACCTTATTATCAAGTCGGATGTTATCCGGCGTAGCGATTTATACAGGGTTTTACTTGCATGAGATTCCAGAACCCTTCATTGCAGCGGCCAATGAGGCAGGACTGCCCATTATCGAGATCCCAACCAACATCAACTTTTCCATGCTGACACGGGCCATTCTCGAGCAAATCGTAAACAAACAGATGAAGCTCTATGAGTACTCCCTAAATATCCATAAGGAATTTAATCGTCTCGTCTTAGTCAATCAGGGATTAGAACCGATCACCCGCACCCTCTCCGAACTCATCCGAGGGAGTGTGCTATTGCTGGGTGAAGATGGAAACCTCATGGACCACCTTTTGATTCACGAGGGAATTGAGTTAGACAACTTAGAGCTATCCGACGACCGGTTACGTTTAGAGAGCTATCCCATTGTAGCCAACGAGGTTCGCTACGGCACCATCCTAGCGGTAAAAGAATCAGTTGATTGGAACGATCTCGATCATATCGCCATGGAGCATGCGGCAACGGTGTATGCGGTTGAATTTTTGAAGCAAAAAGCGGTAGAGGATACGGAAATTCGTCTGCAAGGCGATTTTCTGGACGAGATCTTGAATAAGAACTTCAAGAATGCGGCCCTTGCTATGGAGCGAGGCAAACGACTGGGGTATGATTTGACTCTAAACCAAGCCGTTATGCATTTTAAGGCAGATACGAACCACGAGCGGTTATATCTCCTTGTTCAACAGGTTATGCGAGAAAGAAACAGACAGTTCATTTTGCGTAATAAATTAGATGGACTAGTGGTTCTCACGGATATTGTAGAAAGCTTAGGCCAGACGGCAAGAGTCTACTTATTGGACTTGGCTCGTGAAGTGGAATCGCTGTGGAAGGAGTACTTTCCTCGAAGCCCACTTCGCATTGGAATCGGGCGCAATTACCGTGACATTCAGTACTTGGCTAAGAGTGCAAGAGAAGCGCAGTATGCCGTGACCTTTTCCCGCTTGCTGCTGAAACCTAAAACTATCGTACATTATGACGATCTAGGACTTTATCATTTATTAATTCAGATGAAGGAATTAGGCGTTGATTTGAAGGAGTTTTACGAGGCCAACCTGGGGAACTTAATCTCTATGAAACGCCAAGGCGTCGATCTCATTATGACGTTAGAAACGTACCTTTTAAATAATCAAAGTATTCATACGACAGCATCCGAGCTGTATATCCATCGACACACTTTGAAATATCGCCTGAACCAGATCGAAAAGAAAACCGGACTCGATCTTGCCTCTGCAGATGATCGTATGAAATTGCAGCTCGCCATCATGGCTTATAAATTATTAAATACGGGAGAGTGA
- a CDS encoding Glu/Leu/Phe/Val dehydrogenase has translation MVMKEAVKENFNVFERTQEVIKQALDTMGYDEPVYELLKEPLRLLTVRIPVRMDDGTVQIFTGYRAQHNDAVGPTKGGIRFHPDVTEEEVKALSMWMSIKCGITDLPYGGGKGGIACDPRSMSFRELERLSRGYVRAISQLVGPTKDIPAPDVFTNSQIMAWMMDEYSRIREFDSPGFITGKPIVLGGSAGRETSTAKGVTIVMREAAKVMGLQIEGARVIIQGFGNAGSFLAKFLYDAGAKVIGISDAYGALYQPEGLDIDYLLEKRDSFGTVTKLFTTNVISNEELLVKECDILVPAAIENQITEGNAADIKAKILVEAANGPTTLKATEILTERGVLIVPDVLASAGGVVVSYFEWVQNNQGYYWTEEEVSEKLEKILNKSFRNVYQLSLDRKVDMRLAAYIVGLRRMAEASRWRGWV, from the coding sequence ATGGTCATGAAAGAAGCCGTAAAAGAAAACTTTAACGTATTTGAGAGAACCCAAGAGGTCATAAAACAAGCGCTAGATACAATGGGATATGATGAACCCGTTTATGAATTGTTAAAGGAACCGCTTCGATTGCTCACCGTTCGCATTCCGGTTCGTATGGATGATGGAACCGTTCAGATATTTACCGGGTATCGTGCCCAACATAATGATGCGGTAGGTCCAACCAAAGGGGGTATTCGTTTTCACCCCGATGTGACAGAGGAAGAAGTGAAGGCGCTTTCAATGTGGATGAGTATCAAGTGCGGCATTACCGATCTTCCTTATGGCGGAGGCAAAGGCGGGATTGCTTGCGATCCGCGTTCGATGTCGTTTCGAGAATTGGAGCGCTTGAGCCGAGGGTATGTGCGGGCCATCAGCCAGCTTGTGGGGCCGACGAAGGATATTCCAGCTCCTGATGTTTTCACCAATTCCCAAATCATGGCTTGGATGATGGATGAATATAGCCGCATTCGTGAGTTTGATTCTCCAGGATTCATTACAGGGAAGCCCATTGTCCTCGGAGGTTCAGCTGGACGTGAGACGTCCACGGCTAAAGGGGTCACCATCGTGATGAGAGAAGCAGCGAAGGTCATGGGGTTGCAGATCGAAGGGGCTCGCGTGATTATCCAGGGCTTCGGGAATGCTGGAAGCTTTCTGGCGAAGTTCCTTTATGATGCTGGGGCAAAGGTAATTGGAATCTCGGATGCGTATGGTGCGCTTTATCAGCCTGAGGGCTTAGATATAGATTATTTGTTAGAGAAGCGAGACTCGTTTGGAACGGTAACGAAGCTGTTTACCACGAATGTCATCAGCAATGAAGAATTGCTCGTCAAGGAATGCGATATCTTGGTTCCGGCCGCTATTGAGAATCAGATTACGGAGGGGAACGCAGCGGATATTAAAGCGAAGATTTTAGTGGAAGCGGCGAACGGACCAACGACCTTGAAAGCAACAGAAATCCTCACGGAAAGAGGAGTCCTCATCGTCCCAGATGTGCTGGCGAGTGCAGGCGGCGTGGTGGTTTCTTACTTTGAGTGGGTTCAGAATAATCAAGGCTACTATTGGACGGAAGAAGAAGTTAGTGAAAAATTGGAGAAGATCCTAAACAAGTCGTTCCGCAATGTGTATCAGCTTTCGTTGGATCGTAAGGTAGACATGAGGCTAGCCGCCTACATTGTTGGGTTAAGACGAATGGCAGAAGCGTCGCGTTGGCGCGGTTGGGTCTAA